The proteins below come from a single Mycobacterium parmense genomic window:
- a CDS encoding glycerol-3-phosphate 1-O-acyltransferase produces the protein MTRSAIDVGPALTGQHSLVLASMASTVEAELVTAWVDRQRAANPGATIDVLEMPPPDAPPEALTALMKQLEGGAASDREGGDDRSVVPVRVFWLPAPNRGRIAQVAGLLPGRDPYHPNERQQRHILRTASHRARVVAGEPAKVSELRQQWRDTTVADNERDFAQFVIRRAILAMERVEYRILGPQYKSPRLVKPEILASARFRAGLRKIPGATVEEAGKMLDELATGWSRVSVDLVGVLGRALSRGFDPEIDYDGYQVAAMRAALEAHPAVLLFSHRSYIDGAVVPVAMQENRLPPVHVFAGINLSFGVMGPLLRRAGVIFIRRNIGNDQLYKFVLREYVGYIVEKRFNLSWSIEGTRSRTGKMLPPKLGLLAYVADAYLDGRSEDILLQPVSISFDQLHETAEYAAYARGGEKTPEGVGWLYNFIRAQGERNYGKIYVRFPEAVSMRQYLGPAHGELAHDPDAKRLALQKMSFEVAWRILRATPVTATGLVCALLLTTRGAALTLQQLHHTLQDSLDYLERKHTPMSTSALRLRSRDGVRAAVDTLSGGHPITRVDGGREPVWLIAPDQQHAAAFYRNSVIHAFLETSIVELALAHARRTDGDRLSAFWEQALRLRDLLKFDFYFADSATFRENIAEEMAWHDDWEAHVAAGGAEIDAMLFAKRPLMADAMLRVFFEAYEIVADVLRDAPADIGQKELTELALGVGRQYVAQTRVRSSESVSTLLFATARQVVADQDLIAPAPDLADRRVAFWRELRGILADLKHVEGIAREQFVAREVQARQGSPDSRNS, from the coding sequence GTGACCCGATCGGCCATCGACGTCGGCCCGGCGCTCACCGGGCAGCACTCGCTGGTGCTGGCGTCCATGGCCTCGACCGTCGAGGCGGAGCTGGTTACGGCGTGGGTGGACCGGCAGCGCGCCGCCAACCCCGGCGCGACCATCGACGTCCTCGAGATGCCGCCGCCCGACGCACCGCCGGAGGCGTTGACGGCGCTGATGAAGCAACTCGAGGGTGGCGCCGCGTCCGACCGGGAAGGCGGTGACGACCGGTCCGTCGTTCCGGTGCGGGTGTTCTGGCTGCCGGCCCCCAACCGCGGCCGGATCGCCCAAGTCGCCGGGCTGCTGCCCGGCCGGGATCCCTACCACCCCAACGAGCGTCAGCAGCGCCACATCCTGCGCACCGCCTCCCACCGCGCACGCGTCGTCGCGGGAGAGCCGGCCAAGGTTTCCGAACTCCGCCAGCAATGGCGCGACACCACCGTCGCCGACAACGAGCGCGACTTCGCTCAGTTCGTGATCCGGCGCGCCATCCTGGCGATGGAACGCGTCGAATACCGGATACTCGGGCCGCAGTACAAGTCCCCGCGGCTGGTGAAACCGGAGATCCTTGCGTCCGCGCGGTTTCGCGCCGGGCTGAGGAAGATCCCCGGCGCAACCGTCGAAGAGGCCGGCAAGATGCTCGACGAACTCGCCACAGGGTGGAGCCGCGTCTCGGTCGACCTGGTGGGCGTCCTCGGCCGGGCGCTGAGCCGCGGGTTCGACCCGGAGATCGACTACGACGGATACCAGGTCGCTGCCATGCGCGCCGCCCTCGAAGCGCACCCCGCGGTGCTGCTGTTCTCACACCGGTCCTACATCGACGGCGCAGTGGTGCCGGTGGCCATGCAGGAGAACCGGCTGCCGCCCGTGCATGTGTTTGCCGGCATCAACCTGTCATTCGGGGTGATGGGGCCGTTGCTGCGCCGCGCCGGCGTCATCTTCATCCGCCGCAACATCGGCAACGACCAGCTCTACAAGTTCGTGCTCCGCGAATACGTCGGCTACATCGTCGAGAAGCGGTTCAACCTGAGCTGGTCCATCGAGGGAACCCGCTCGCGGACCGGCAAGATGCTGCCCCCCAAGCTCGGTCTGTTGGCCTACGTGGCCGACGCGTATTTGGACGGCCGCAGCGAGGACATCCTGCTGCAGCCGGTGTCGATCAGCTTCGACCAGCTGCACGAGACCGCCGAGTACGCGGCGTACGCGCGCGGCGGTGAGAAGACACCCGAGGGCGTCGGCTGGCTGTACAACTTCATCAGGGCACAGGGTGAACGCAACTACGGCAAGATCTACGTCCGTTTCCCCGAAGCGGTGTCGATGCGGCAGTACCTGGGCCCGGCGCACGGCGAGCTTGCCCACGACCCGGACGCCAAACGGCTGGCGCTGCAGAAGATGTCGTTCGAGGTCGCGTGGCGCATCCTGCGGGCGACGCCGGTGACGGCGACGGGACTGGTGTGTGCGCTGCTGCTGACCACCCGCGGGGCGGCGCTGACGCTGCAGCAGCTGCACCACACCCTGCAGGACTCGCTGGACTATCTCGAGCGCAAGCACACCCCGATGTCGACCAGCGCCCTGAGGCTGCGCTCGCGCGACGGCGTGCGCGCCGCGGTGGACACGCTGTCCGGAGGGCACCCGATCACCCGGGTGGACGGGGGCCGCGAACCGGTCTGGCTGATCGCGCCGGACCAGCAGCACGCGGCGGCTTTCTACCGTAACTCCGTGATCCACGCCTTCTTGGAGACCTCGATCGTCGAGCTCGCGCTGGCGCACGCCCGGCGCACCGACGGCGACCGGCTGTCGGCGTTCTGGGAGCAGGCGCTGCGGCTGCGCGACCTGCTCAAGTTCGACTTCTACTTCGCCGACTCGGCCACGTTCCGGGAAAACATCGCCGAAGAGATGGCATGGCACGACGACTGGGAAGCCCACGTCGCCGCCGGGGGCGCGGAGATCGACGCGATGTTGTTCGCCAAGCGTCCCCTGATGGCCGACGCCATGTTGCGGGTGTTCTTCGAGGCCTACGAGATTGTCGCCGACGTCTTGCGCGACGCGCCCGCCGACATCGGCCAGAAGGAGCTGACGGAGTTGGCGCTGGGGGTCGGCCGGCAATACGTGGCCCAGACCCGGGTCCGCAGCAGCGAATCGGTATCGACGCTGTTGTTCGCCACCGCTCGCCAGGTGGTCGCCGATCAGGACCTCATCGCGCCCGCCCCGGACCTCGCCGACAGGCGTGTCGCGTTCTGGCGCGAGCTGCGGGGCATCCTGGCCGATCTCAAGCACGTGGAGGGCATCGCGCGGGAGCAGTTCGTCGCCCGCGAGGTCCAGGCACGGCAGGGCAGTCCGGACAGCCGGAACTCGTAG
- a CDS encoding HAD-IB family hydrolase/lysophospholipid acyltransferase family protein, whose translation MSAPDNGADLRLPGSVAEIMASPPGPQIGAFFDLDGTLVAGFTAVILTQERLLRRDMGVGELLSMVQAGLSHTLGRIEFEDLIGKAAAALAGRLLDDLEEIGERLFIQRIESRIYPEMRELVRAHMARGHTVVLSSSALTIQVNPVARFLGIPNMLTNKFETNEDGILTGGVQKPILWGPGKAAAVQRFAAENGIDLKDSYFYADGDEDVALMYLVGNPRPTNPEGKMAAVAKRRGWPVLKFESRGRVGLRRQLRTIAGLGSVFPVAAGAVGIGVLTRNRRRGVNFFTSTFSQLSLAISGVQLNVIGKENLTAERPAVFIFNHRNQVDPIITGALVRDNWTGVGKKELAKDPIMGTIGKAMDAAFIDRDDPVAAVESLHQVEELARKGLSIVIAPEGTRVDTTEVGPFKKGAFRIAMAVGIPIVPIVIRNAELVAARNSTTINPGTVDVAVFPPISVQDWTLETLPQRIAEVRQLYLDTLANWPAKGLDELPEVDLYAGKKAVSKTGKAAKAPAKKAPAKKAPAKKAAVKKAPAKKVAAKKALPGTPPNGEAGLTRQNLSGDSAEPAPRGRP comes from the coding sequence ATGAGCGCCCCCGACAACGGCGCGGACCTCCGGTTGCCCGGCTCGGTCGCCGAGATCATGGCCAGCCCCCCGGGTCCGCAGATCGGGGCGTTCTTCGACCTGGACGGCACCCTGGTCGCCGGCTTCACCGCGGTCATCCTGACCCAGGAGCGTCTGCTGCGCCGCGACATGGGCGTCGGCGAGCTGCTCAGCATGGTCCAGGCCGGCCTGAGCCACACATTGGGGCGCATCGAATTCGAGGACCTCATCGGCAAGGCCGCCGCGGCGCTGGCCGGCCGGCTGCTCGACGACCTGGAGGAGATCGGCGAGCGGTTGTTCATCCAGCGCATCGAGTCCCGCATCTACCCGGAGATGCGCGAACTGGTGCGGGCCCACATGGCCCGCGGACACACGGTCGTGCTCAGCTCGTCCGCGCTGACCATTCAGGTCAACCCGGTCGCGCGCTTCCTGGGCATCCCCAACATGCTCACCAACAAATTCGAGACCAACGAAGACGGGATACTCACCGGCGGCGTGCAGAAGCCGATCCTGTGGGGGCCGGGCAAAGCGGCTGCGGTGCAACGGTTTGCGGCTGAGAACGGCATCGACCTCAAGGACAGCTACTTCTATGCCGACGGCGACGAGGACGTCGCCCTGATGTACCTGGTGGGCAATCCGCGGCCGACCAACCCCGAGGGAAAGATGGCCGCCGTCGCCAAGCGCCGCGGCTGGCCGGTCCTGAAGTTCGAGAGCCGGGGTCGCGTGGGTCTACGGCGCCAGTTGCGAACGATCGCCGGTCTCGGCTCGGTGTTTCCCGTCGCGGCCGGTGCGGTGGGAATCGGTGTGCTGACCCGGAACCGGCGACGGGGCGTCAACTTCTTCACCTCGACCTTCTCCCAGCTGTCACTGGCGATCAGCGGGGTGCAGCTGAACGTCATCGGCAAGGAGAACCTGACCGCCGAGCGGCCGGCCGTGTTCATCTTCAACCACCGCAATCAGGTGGACCCGATCATCACCGGCGCGCTGGTGCGCGACAACTGGACCGGCGTGGGCAAGAAGGAACTGGCCAAGGACCCGATCATGGGCACCATCGGCAAGGCCATGGATGCCGCCTTCATCGATCGTGACGACCCGGTCGCCGCCGTGGAGTCACTGCACCAGGTCGAAGAGCTGGCCAGAAAAGGGCTGTCGATCGTGATCGCGCCCGAGGGCACCCGGGTGGACACCACCGAGGTGGGGCCGTTCAAGAAGGGCGCTTTCCGCATCGCGATGGCGGTTGGCATCCCGATCGTGCCGATCGTGATACGCAACGCGGAGCTCGTCGCCGCCCGCAACTCCACCACCATCAACCCGGGCACCGTCGATGTCGCCGTCTTCCCACCGATCTCGGTACAGGACTGGACACTCGAGACGTTGCCGCAGCGCATCGCCGAGGTGCGCCAGTTGTACTTGGACACGCTCGCGAACTGGCCCGCCAAAGGACTGGACGAACTGCCGGAGGTCGACCTGTACGCCGGGAAGAAGGCGGTGAGCAAGACCGGCAAAGCCGCAAAGGCGCCCGCGAAGAAAGCCCCGGCCAAAAAGGCCCCGGCCAAGAAGGCCGCGGTCAAGAAAGCCCCGGCCAAGAAGGTCGCGGCCAAAAAGGCCCTCCCGGGCACGCCGCCCAACGGCGAGGCCGGCCTCACGCGGCAGAACCTTTCCGGCGACTCGGCGGAGCCCGCGCCCAGAGGCCGGCCGTGA
- a CDS encoding single-stranded DNA-binding protein, translating to MFETPLTVVGHIVNNPERRQVGTQEVIKFRVASNSRRRTADGGWEPGNSLFINVNCWGRLVTGVGAALGKGAPVIVVGHVYTSEYEDRDGNRRSSLEMRATSVGPDVSRAIVRIERPGYTGPTTGDAAAPPADAADADAEDADAGDSIDSAGAGPLPLSA from the coding sequence ATGTTCGAAACGCCGCTTACGGTCGTCGGCCACATCGTCAACAACCCCGAGCGCCGACAGGTCGGCACCCAGGAGGTCATCAAATTTCGCGTTGCCAGCAATTCCCGGCGGCGCACCGCCGACGGCGGCTGGGAGCCGGGCAACTCGCTGTTCATCAACGTCAACTGCTGGGGCAGGCTGGTCACCGGCGTGGGTGCCGCGTTGGGCAAAGGCGCGCCGGTGATCGTGGTGGGCCATGTGTACACCAGTGAGTACGAAGACCGCGACGGCAACCGCCGGTCGTCGCTGGAGATGCGCGCGACCTCCGTCGGGCCCGACGTGTCCCGCGCGATCGTGCGCATCGAGAGGCCCGGGTACACCGGTCCGACGACAGGCGATGCCGCCGCGCCGCCGGCGGACGCGGCCGACGCCGACGCCGAGGACGCCGACGCCGGGGACAGCATCGACTCCGCCGGGGCCGGGCCGCTGCCGCTGTCGGCTTAG
- a CDS encoding cytochrome c oxidase assembly protein has translation MTIARPAGEAPAKSPARRAPVWPLLVGVAVLAGCTAAGIGALSLAGALTAAGLPDPGPATTLGLPFLRAAGEIAAVLAVGSFLFAAFMVPPQSNGVLDADGYRALRVGTVSSGVWAVCAALLVPLTISDVSGQPLLDHLNPVQLWSLADLVTTASAWRWTAILAAIVSVASVSVLRWSWTPALVVGSVLTLIPLGLTGHSSAGGSHDLATNSLLIHLVAASLWAGGLLALLAHALRGGGHAGLAARRFSAVALWCWVAMALSGVMNAVVRVLPSDLLTTGYGRLVIAKFVALCTLGVLGWRQRRSGVAALQAVPGRPGARRALIRLALIEAAVFGLTFGIAVGLGRTAPPPPPVRVPSIPEAEIGYNFDGPPTPARILFDWRFDLIFGTAALVFAGLYIAGVLRLRRRGDRWPPGRTLAWMLGCLTLLFVTSSGVGRYMPAMFSVHMIAHMGLSMLVPILLVLGAPVSLALRALPAAGRGEPPGMREWLLAALHSRLSRFLTNPVVATALFVAGFYGLYFSSLFDTAVSSHAGHLAMNVHFLLSGYLFYWIVIGVDPTPRPIPPIAKVGVVFASLPLHAFFGVVLMGTPKVLGASYYRSLGLSWHADLLGDQRLGGGIAWAAGEIPLVIVMVALLVQWARSDDRTARRLDRAADRDDDAELHAYNAMLARLAQGEATGGAQPR, from the coding sequence ATGACAATCGCCCGGCCCGCCGGTGAGGCCCCCGCCAAGTCCCCGGCGCGGCGCGCCCCGGTGTGGCCGCTACTCGTCGGCGTCGCGGTGCTGGCCGGGTGCACCGCGGCGGGGATCGGGGCGCTGTCGCTCGCCGGCGCCCTGACCGCCGCCGGCCTGCCCGACCCCGGCCCGGCGACCACGCTCGGACTGCCGTTCCTCCGGGCGGCGGGGGAGATCGCCGCGGTCCTGGCCGTCGGCTCGTTCCTCTTCGCGGCCTTCATGGTGCCGCCCCAGAGCAACGGCGTCCTCGACGCCGACGGATACCGCGCGCTGCGGGTGGGAACGGTGTCGTCGGGAGTCTGGGCGGTATGCGCCGCCTTGCTGGTGCCGCTGACCATCTCCGACGTGTCCGGTCAGCCGCTGCTGGATCACCTCAACCCGGTGCAGCTGTGGTCACTGGCCGACCTGGTCACCACCGCCTCCGCGTGGCGCTGGACCGCGATACTGGCCGCGATCGTGTCGGTCGCCAGCGTGTCGGTGCTGCGCTGGTCGTGGACGCCCGCGCTGGTGGTCGGGTCGGTGCTGACGCTCATCCCCCTGGGCCTGACGGGTCACTCGTCGGCAGGCGGTTCGCACGACCTGGCCACCAACAGCCTGTTGATTCACCTCGTCGCCGCCAGCCTGTGGGCCGGGGGTCTGTTGGCGCTGCTGGCGCACGCGCTGCGCGGTGGCGGCCACGCCGGCTTGGCGGCGCGGCGTTTCTCCGCGGTCGCCCTGTGGTGCTGGGTCGCGATGGCGCTCAGCGGCGTGATGAACGCCGTGGTGCGCGTCCTGCCGTCCGACCTGCTGACCACGGGCTACGGGCGCTTGGTGATCGCCAAGTTCGTCGCGCTGTGCACGCTGGGTGTTCTCGGCTGGCGCCAGCGGCGGTCCGGGGTTGCCGCGCTGCAAGCAGTACCGGGGCGGCCCGGAGCGCGCCGGGCCTTGATCCGGCTGGCGCTGATCGAGGCCGCGGTCTTTGGCCTGACGTTCGGCATCGCCGTTGGTCTGGGCCGCACCGCGCCGCCACCGCCGCCGGTCCGGGTGCCGTCCATACCCGAGGCCGAGATCGGCTACAACTTCGATGGTCCGCCCACGCCGGCGCGCATCCTCTTCGACTGGCGCTTCGACCTCATCTTCGGCACCGCCGCACTCGTCTTCGCCGGGCTCTACATCGCGGGGGTACTGCGGCTGCGCCGCCGCGGCGACCGCTGGCCGCCGGGCCGGACCCTCGCCTGGATGCTGGGCTGTCTCACGCTGTTGTTCGTGACCTCGTCGGGCGTCGGCCGCTACATGCCGGCGATGTTCAGCGTGCACATGATCGCCCACATGGGGCTCTCGATGCTGGTGCCCATTCTGCTGGTGCTGGGCGCCCCGGTCAGCCTGGCGCTGCGTGCGTTGCCGGCCGCGGGACGGGGCGAGCCGCCCGGCATGCGGGAATGGCTGTTGGCCGCCTTGCACAGCCGCCTGTCGCGGTTCCTCACCAACCCGGTCGTCGCCACCGCGCTGTTCGTGGCGGGGTTCTACGGCTTGTACTTCTCGAGCCTCTTCGACACCGCGGTCAGCAGCCATGCCGGCCACCTGGCCATGAACGTGCACTTCCTGCTCAGCGGCTACCTGTTCTACTGGATCGTCATCGGGGTGGACCCCACACCGCGGCCCATACCGCCGATCGCCAAGGTCGGCGTTGTGTTCGCGTCGCTGCCGCTGCACGCATTCTTCGGCGTGGTCCTCATGGGCACCCCGAAGGTGCTCGGCGCTTCCTACTACCGCTCGCTGGGTCTGAGCTGGCACGCCGACCTGCTGGGTGATCAGCGGCTGGGCGGCGGCATCGCCTGGGCGGCGGGGGAGATCCCGCTGGTGATCGTGATGGTGGCGCTGCTGGTGCAATGGGCGCGCAGCGACGACCGCACCGCCCGGCGGCTCGATCGCGCCGCCGATCGCGACGACGACGCGGAGTTGCACGCCTACAACGCCATGCTGGCACGGCTCGCGCAAGGCGAGGCGACGGGAGGCGCGCAGCCTCGATGA
- a CDS encoding HNH endonuclease signature motif containing protein, which produces MSLTTSSAVAVSPAERVDGLFAELAELAGQRNAIDGRIVEIVAELDRDELCGATGARSVAALVAWKLGASSAHAHTITTVARRLEQFPRCAQSLREGRLSLDQVGVIAARAAHGSDEHYAQLASVATVTQLRTAVNLEPRPDPPARPEPGPSITTTAGQEYSCWRITLAHPDSAKLDAALAAHREALIAEWKHDRGDATRVSESAPPFPGSVEALMRLIETGWDTEATRRPHGQHTTVVVHLDVEQPAAALHLGPALTDAERQYLTCDATYEVWFHRDGQPIGAARSTRTINRRLRRALQHRHPHCAVPGCGATRGLHAHHLQHWENGGPTDLTNLVLICPYHHRAHHRGDITLTGPADALCVTDNTGRPLQPGPLARPPTTPPPAVPPYPGPTGERAQWWWYQPFQPQPPTHN; this is translated from the coding sequence ATGTCGTTGACCACTTCGTCTGCTGTGGCGGTGAGTCCTGCTGAGCGGGTTGATGGGTTGTTTGCGGAGTTGGCGGAGTTGGCCGGTCAGCGCAACGCCATCGATGGGCGCATCGTGGAAATTGTGGCCGAGCTGGATCGCGACGAGCTGTGCGGGGCCACCGGCGCGCGCTCGGTGGCCGCCCTGGTGGCCTGGAAGCTGGGCGCGTCCTCGGCCCACGCCCACACGATCACCACCGTCGCGCGCCGGCTCGAGCAGTTCCCGCGCTGCGCCCAGAGCCTGCGGGAGGGCCGGCTGTCACTCGATCAGGTCGGGGTCATCGCCGCGCGCGCCGCCCACGGCTCTGATGAGCACTACGCCCAGCTGGCGTCGGTGGCCACAGTCACCCAGCTGCGCACCGCGGTCAACCTCGAACCACGCCCCGACCCCCCGGCGCGCCCCGAACCCGGACCCTCGATCACCACCACCGCCGGCCAGGAGTACAGCTGCTGGCGGATCACACTCGCGCACCCCGACTCCGCGAAACTCGACGCCGCGCTGGCCGCGCATCGCGAGGCGCTGATCGCCGAGTGGAAACACGACCGCGGCGACGCCACCCGTGTTTCGGAGAGCGCGCCGCCGTTCCCGGGCAGCGTCGAGGCGTTGATGCGCCTGATCGAGACCGGCTGGGACACCGAAGCCACCCGCCGCCCGCACGGCCAGCACACCACCGTGGTGGTGCACCTCGACGTCGAGCAGCCCGCCGCCGCCCTGCACCTGGGGCCGGCACTCACCGACGCCGAACGCCAGTACCTGACCTGCGATGCCACCTACGAAGTCTGGTTTCACCGCGACGGCCAGCCCATCGGCGCCGCACGCAGCACCCGCACCATCAACCGGCGACTACGCCGCGCCCTGCAACACCGCCACCCCCACTGCGCAGTCCCCGGCTGTGGCGCCACCCGCGGCCTACACGCCCACCACCTCCAACACTGGGAAAACGGCGGCCCCACCGACCTGACCAACCTCGTCCTGATCTGCCCCTATCACCACCGCGCCCACCACCGCGGCGACATCACCCTCACCGGACCCGCCGACGCTTTGTGCGTGACCGACAACACCGGCCGACCCCTGCAGCCCGGACCACTGGCACGCCCACCCACGACACCACCACCCGCCGTCCCCCCATACCCCGGACCCACCGGCGAACGCGCCCAATGGTGGTGGTACCAACCCTTCCAACCCCAACCGCCCACCCACAATTAG